A window of Trichomycterus rosablanca isolate fTriRos1 chromosome 5, fTriRos1.hap1, whole genome shotgun sequence contains these coding sequences:
- the LOC134314361 gene encoding eukaryotic translation initiation factor 4 gamma 1-like, translating to MTSNLQWEASAYSLHPIPYPYTFPNYFSKMMAPQYQGYNYYTLYGQYCSPDNQHVQQYQYSLARAPEGVHHGAISGHGSAYGYYTQYQPSVASYMTNPVQQYQAPLAQWRATASLPKRVRKQITIRDPNQGGRDITQEILSGLNPDTRSVQDLQSEPVSSTSPVAEEEICTDLEEVEQKDLEMLPSKDLGSVTDSTSNEVPTKSASVSNVESVISLTVSPSTAPDIPALSSPSGSVESGEDVEQNTVPAELNCSGLKEEKSKDAEISVSNSTCNEVPKEIESFATGKADKEDKPTLEPSDTTLSDGEELKMRRVKTMIDFTVERATSEPNTAVMYANFCYGLKDDVSTMKKMLLSRCQEELRKERKHDMALAKKQKELNDAKMVKVWQNLKKDLEEEKIRSFQCSLLNMEFIAELFKREMLPRSFINSWIEQKLVVNPSEENLECLCRLLTIAGKDLHDEKDKYLMDLYFSAINKIIQQRKLSSRICSMLQGIVDRRQNNWEPRSNNQQVPSKKDSNRDIKKHDDGSITVTIKNQTVNTSHLSHINKPGNSSWEHWGKKGNNRYEARASTEVNGSACIRKNYRKNEHFQHCDRDQVHFRCWDQRDRRYRGQDMHRL from the exons ATGACCAGCAATCTTCAGTGGGAGGCATCCGCTTACTCACTGCACCCCATCCCTTACCCCTACACATTCCCTAACTACTTTTCAAAAATGATGGCCCCACAGTATCAGGGCTATAACTACTACACTCTGTATGGTCAG TACTGCTCACCAGACAACCAGCATGTGCAACAGTATCAGTACTCACTGGCCAGGGCACCAGAGGGTGTTCATCATGGAGCCATTTCTGGTCACGGCTCTGCTTATG GGTACTATACTCAATACCAACCGTCTGTGGCATCTTATATGACTAATCCTGTCCAGCAGTATCAGGCACCACTGGCTCAATGGCGAGCCACGGCTTCACTGCCCAAAAGAGTTCGTAAGCAG ATCACAATCCGAGACCCAAACCAGGGAGGACGTGACATTACACAGGAGATCCTGTCTGGATTAA ACCCTGACACCAGATCTGTCCAGGATCTACAATCTGAGCCAGTTTCCTCCACCTCTCCAGTGGCAGAAGAAGAGATCTGCACTGATTTAGAGGAAGTGGAGCAAAAGGATCTTGAGATGCTCCCATCAAAAGATTTGGGATCTGTAACTGATTCCACGTCTAATGAAGTGCCCACTAAGAGTGCTTCTGTTTCCAATGTGGAATCTGTTATCTCACTGACTGTGTCTCCTTCCACAGCTCCAGATATTCCTGCTCTGTCTTCACCAAGTGGCAGTGTGGAATCTGGAGAAGATGTGGAACAGAACACCGTACCTGCAGAACTGAACTGCAGTGGTTTAAAGGAGGAGAAGTCCAAGGATGCTGAGATATCAGTTTCTAACTCCACCTGTAATGAAGTGCCCAAAGAGATCGAATCTTTTGCCACTGGAAAAGCGGATAAGGAGGACAAGCCAACGTTGGAGCCCTCAGACACAACTCTGTCTGATGGTGAGGAGCTCAAGATGAGGAGAGTCAAGACAATGATCGACTTCACTGTAGAAAGAGCAACATCGGAGCCAAACACAGCAGTGATGTATGCAAACTTCTGCTACGGACTGAAGGAT GACGTGTCCACTATGAAGAAGATGCTGCTCAGCCGCTGCCAGGAGGAGCTTAGAaaggagaggaagcatgacatgGCTCTCGCTAAGAAGCAGAAAGAGCTGAACGACGCcaaaatg GTAAAAGTTTGGCAGAACTTGAAGAAAGACCTTGAGGAAGAGAAAATCAGGTCATTTCAATGTTCTCTCCTCAACATGGAGTTCATTGCTGAGCTTTTTAAACGAGAGATGCTCCCCAGGTCATTTATCAACAGCTGGATTGAGCAAAAGCTGGTGGTGAATCCAAGCGAGGAGAACTTGGAGTGTCTCTGCAGGCTGCTGACCATTGCCGGAAAGGACCTGCATGATGAAAAGGACAAG TACTTAATGGATCTGTACTTCTCTGCGATCAACAAAatcatccagcagaggaagCTTTCATCCAGGATCTGCAGCATGCTGCAAGGCATTGTGGATCGAAGACAG AATAACTGGGAGCCCAGGAGCAACAATCAGCAGGTGCCATCCAAAAAGGACTCAAATCGAGACATTAAGAAACATGATGACGGTTCAATCACGGTGACCATCAAGAACCAAACCGTCAATACGTCCCACCTAAGCCACATCAACAAG CCTGGAAACAGCTCATGGGAACATTGGGGCAAAAAAGGCAATAACAGATACGAAGCAAGAGCCAGCACTGAAGTGAATGGAAGTGCTTGTATTAG AAAGAACTACAGAAAGAACGAGCACTTTCAGCACTGTGACCGAGATCAGGTCCATTTTAGGTGCTGGGACCAACGGGACAGGAGGTACAGAGGACAGGACATGCATCGTCTTTAG